In the Rhinolophus ferrumequinum isolate MPI-CBG mRhiFer1 chromosome 12, mRhiFer1_v1.p, whole genome shotgun sequence genome, CTTAGACTAGGGTGGTAGTGTTGGAGTTGGTGAGAAGCCATCAGATTCTGGGTACATTTTTAATTCTGCTTCCCTTGCCTATTTGCTGACCCCCAACAACTGCTTTGATGACCTCATCTCTATTTGGTCTGCCCAGGAACGTCTAGTTCTAACCAGTGAGCACTGGTTAGTGCTGGTTCCCTTCTGGGCAGTGTGGCCCTTCCAGACACTGCTGCTGCCCCGTCGGCATGTGCGGCGGCTGCCTGAGCTGACCCCTGCTGAGCGTGATGGTAAGTCTCCCAACTAGGACCCTGGGGCCAGGCTCCTATGAGGGTGGCTCTGGTAGGGCCAGCATCTAGGCCCCTGGCTGAGAGTCAGACTCTGATTCCAGATCTAGCCTTCATCATGAAGAAGCTCTTGACCAAATACGACAACCTATTTGAGACCTCCTTTCCCTACACCATGGGCTGGCACGGTGAGGCTTTTTGAACACCCATATGTAGCCCCAACATCATTTCTGGGCTCCTGTGCCCCACCCAGTGGACTGCAACCCTCAGCAGTCCTTGAAACTCTTGCTGGGGGAAATGTCCAGTGTAGCGCTGCTGGGAATGAGGGTGGAGCAAGGAACTTGGTGGAAATATGTCTCCCACTGTATTTTCCAATGTCTGGTCTCCTCTCTGGCACAGAATGCTGGGAGATGTAATTTTCAGGCACCTGGCCTGGTTTGGGGGTAGTGGCTAGGCTGCAGAACTAAAAAAGGGCCATTATCAGCCATATCTGCCTTCTTCCTATTAGGGGCTCCCATGGGATCAGAGGCTGAAGCCAACTGGGACCACTGGCAGCTGCATGCTCATTACTACCCTCCACTCCTGCGCTCTTCCACTGTCCGGAAATTCATGGTTGGCTACGAAATGCTTGCCCAGGCTCAGAGGGATCTCACCCCTGAGCAGGTCAGGACTCTCCCATTTCTTCAAGGGATCCCAACAATCATGACCCTGAGAACCTTCATAACCTGGGCATTCTTAGGGACTCAGGAGCTGCTCAATTCCTTCATCCTCTGGTTATTCTAGCAGTCCTTATCACCAGCCTCCTGGTCCCACAAGCTCTCATTCATAACTCCATACTACCATTCTGGGCAGCCCTtaccctccctcttccccttccagGCTGCGGAGAGACTAAGAGCACTTCCTGAGGTTCATTACAGCCTGGGGCCAAAGGACAGGGAGACAGCAGCCATCTCCTGACCACGCTGACCCCAGGGCCTTCTGTCTGAAAGTACCAGTGCCTAGGGTTTGGGCAGATGTGGGGTCAATAAAActgtacttctcaaactttaatcaCAAATTCTAACGCCAGAGGAATGTGATCTCTAACCCTTGGAGGTCTGGGGTTAAAGGCTGAAGGCATAGCTCCTGCCACAAATTTTCTTTGCCTGCAGATGTGCAACCACTTAAGGATACCAAAATTCCCCTCTAAATctctgaacaaaatgaatactcaGTGTTATGTCTGGCCTATAGATTCTCTTACTCCTGGAGTAACAAAGCCATCTCAGTttaggaaactgatttaaaatcctgtgttcttgtgtgtgGCTGAGGCTTTGGGAAAGTAAGAGCCCCCCTTGCCACCACCCCTAGGGTGTCAGCTCACTAAGCTTGGGCCTGAAGTTTTGGTGGGGAGCTGGTTAGCAGAATCCTGGTCCCAGTGGTCAGTGGCCAGACCCTGGGCTGCTGGCCAGAACCCTGGCTTTGTGAGTGGCTGCAGCTTGGCTCTGCTCCAGCCCACAGGGGCTGAAGGCGGGTAGGGAATGTGTACATGGCTTTGTGTTCTTGGCTTCTCCAGACTCCAGTGTGCGGCACGTATGTGCAGGCTCTGTACACCTCTGTTATCCCTGTGCCTTAATCATTGCATGGGGCCAAAAACAGCTCCGGCAGGGAAGGGGCTGCCAAAGTTAGGAGTCCCAGGGCCTGGAAGGATGAGATGGTTCTTGGAGTGACCCTAGGTCTATCCCCTCCTCTCTGGCCCTGTTTCCCCAGCAAGACTATGTAACTGACAACACTGTATAACCCTGTGGGAACAACAGGCCATGCAACCCAGAAGACCTGATGCCAAAAGTTTAGTGTCCTCTAAACTTTTAGGTGAGGACAGGGCTTGTGAACAATGCAAGGATGGCCACAAgctttttgtctccattttcctcTCAAGGGAATTGAGTCTctgcggggcggggagggggggggatCAACCAAGGGCAGACAGTGATAACCTGGCCCAGGAGAACCTTGGCTATCTTCCTTCCTGCCCAGGGTTCTTTCTTCCTTGAGACCCTGGAGGGGAAGGGTCTGGGACTTGGAGTGTTGCCCTGGTCTGGAAGGAGCTCAGATAAGATAAACATGGTACACATCTCCCTTAAGCCCCCAGTCACTGGGGAATGGATGAGAACACTGGATGGGTAGCTGGTTTGTTAAGGAGCGCACGTGcgcgcgcacatacacacacacacacccctaccccTACCCACCTACCTTACCCTATACTTTTGATTGGGCTGCATTTTGGAATCATCTTTGGAGTTTTGAAGAATACTGATGCTTAGGTCCagcctccagagattctgatttaattggtttggaGTGTGGCTTGGcaattttaaaaccacaatgtcCAACAACGTTTGAGAACCAGTGCCCTACACCAATCCTTCGTTATCTTATCTGGAGTCGGGCACCTTCAGCTTCTCCAGTCACCTGCCCAGTGGCTCCTGAGCCACCGAACTTCAGGTTGTTTGTGGACAGTAGGTAGGGGGAGGGACCTGAGAGATTCCagtcctggtggctcaggaggacAGGCCTTCAGGCTAGAACTCAAGAATCCAGCCCCAGACTGTCCTCCCCGCAGCCTCTTCAGTCCGGGACAGGACAGGAAGTGTCcggcagaggtgggggtggaggtgatTGGCAGTTGGAGGCTCCAATGGGCCGAGACCCTCCCTATTTCACCCCTCTCCTTCCATTGGTGCCTGGGTGGAGCCGCCCCTACTGCGGGGGCCCCAGGGCGGGAGGGAGtcgaggcccgggcagagggcgaGGGCGGAGGGCGCTGGCGGCGGAGGCCGCGGAAGGTGAGGCGTGGTGGGGCCCGCGGGTATGCACGAGGAAGCCTTCCAGGAGAGGGTGCGGCAGGGTGGTGACGACCTGAAGGGCCCCAGGTGACTGATGAACTGTCaatgtgtgtgtgactgtgaggCTGTGTGTGACGAGGCCAGTGTGTGAGGCTCCGCGATTGTCACTTCGTGCAACTGTCAGCTAATGTGACTGCGTGTGCTGTGCAAGTGTGGGATTAAGTGCGTATCTGCCCATGTGCAGTTTAGGTGAGAAACTGGGTCGTGTTGTTTGTGTGTGAGACGGCCTGTGACCACATAAAGGAATGtgttttgggaaagtttcagacTGTTTCTGCCAGTGAGAGAGGGGGTGGCTGGGTTTGTGTGCACCAGTGTGACTTCAGGAGTAGTAGAGCAAGAGTGAGACTTGTACTATGTGTGTGTCCTGTGTCCTAACAGACTGTGTGGAAGTGGAGCTGTGTTCCAATCTGAGGGACCCACTTCAACAGCCAATGGGACGAACCTTTCCACTGAGTGTCCAGCATAGACAGACCCATCCCAACACACTTGGCTTCCCCTCCTCTTTTTTGTACTCAAGAATCCCTGTCACTGATCCACGGCTCCCTATCTTCTATTTCCCTgcctgactcagtttccttatatttctttttctctccttactGTTTGTTGTCTTCCTAGAGCTATGGCTCTGTGTCTCTTTACAGTTTAGTCTCCCTACgtatctctctgtgtgtctgcGTTTCAGTTCTGCCTCTCAGGTTCTCTGCATGTCTGTCTCTCTGTACCCCTGTGCCTGACTCCCCTGTTCACCTTTGTCTCTGGCTACCTTGGGGCCTGTAACAGTGATGAATGCGGGATGTCTGCCATGCTAAGAGGTCCCTGGAAGAGGGGCCTTAAACCACGACGAGGAGTTGCTTTTAGGGGGTGCTATGACCCCATCCCAGGAGCAGAATGGTAAGTATGCCTGTGACTGTGAAAGGAAGAATaggatgtgtgtctgtgtgagtctGGGTAtgtgtaaatgtaaatgtatgaGTCTGAGTGAGGATATCTGAGTGTATTGGTGTGACTGTGAGTAGCTGTATCTGAGAGTGTGTTTGAGGGTAAGTGTCGGTCTTGTGTATCTGGCACCAAGGGACCAAAGGCATTTCCTGGTGCTGGGGCCCAAAGAGTGGAGGGGGAGGTGAGAAATGGCTGGAACATCCAGGGGAGGAGAAACTGGACTCTCTAGCTTTTCTTTATATCCCCCCACCTGGGGCCTCCCTTCCCCTCAAAACACAGCCAGCTGTGCCCTAAGGAAATATTTGCTAGGGAGTGAAAAGAGTGGGAGCAAGAGTATGTGtctgatttttcatttgattGTATCCACGTTTGTTGAAAGggagtgtttttttgttgagtgTACCTAGTGAGTCCATATGTGAAAGTGACTGTGTTTGGCTGTGTGAAAACAAGGGACTCTATCCCTGATAGGGTCATAAGCAGCCCTCCTTTCCCTCTTGCTGGCTGCGCCTGTGGCTTCCTTTCCAGACTGAGGGGAGGCCTCTTCCCTTCCCAGGGCCTCGGTaggaggagggtgggaagggaggaggaaagagcgGGGAGGGGGCCTGGCCAGGGGCGGCTGAGCTCCAGGGCCCAGAGGGGCGGGggcagggaaagggaaggaggggatgATTCTGGGGTCCCAGAACTGAGTGGCTCTGAGACGGGTGCTGTAGCTGGTGGGAGGAAGTCCTGGAGGCCATGGACGCTCAGCCACTGGGATCACCGAGGTAGGTGGGGCTGAGCAGGGTAAATGTGGCTGGGGGGCCAGGGATGAGCCACTAGACACCCAGACATACAGACACGTGGAGGCCCCTGCTCTGCTCCAGTTGGGAGGGATCTGTGCTCCTCCTCTTCTGAAGCACCCCCACTCGCAGGGCCCTCTCCCCATCTGCCCCTTCTGTCCACATGGCCAGTTCCCCActgccttccttctgctttccccCATCCAGCATCCCTCTCTCCTAGCACCCTCCAACCCCCATACACTCATAGTTGGTTAGTTCCTCGGCCTTCCTGAGTTTCTGCTGCCCCAGCCCAGACCTTACTTCACCTCCCAGTCCTGATCTCTGATCATCTCTTGGTCTTGTGGCTCCAATTCTAGGCCCCTGTCCCTGCAGACTCCCAGCTCCTTTcagcctcctctcccttccccgcCACCCTGTCTCCATCTGCTGGCTCCTCGCCCGCCCCCAGCCTCGGGCAGCAGCCAGGGCATCTGGATCTGCTTAACTACACAGCCTCAGCCTGCACCCTAGCCCCATCCAGCCTCATAGGCTTGAGACCAATAAGACTTCAATCGGCCCAGATGAGTGGTCCAAGGAGCCAGAGCAAGGAGCCAGGCCCACGCGAGAAGAGGCTTGGCGGCCAGAGCAGGGCTAGGTCCCATGGCAGGAGTACAGGATGGGCTCAGACCCACCATGACAATCCTTGGGTGATGAGGGATGCCTCAGGTCAGTCAGAGGCAATGACTAGCCCTGGGCCAGGTGGACACCGGAATTCCCAACAGTTGGATTGCAAGAGTTAATGCGAGTGATGGAGCTGGTGCCAGTTCTTGGTGCCAGGGGTGGGCACCAAGGGTGGTGTGGAGGATGGGGGCGGGGCAGTGCTGGCACAGTCTGTCGCCTCTGGCTTTTGTTCTGGGCCCTAAGCCCAGGACTGagatggagggtgtgtgtgtgtgtgtgtgtgtctgtgtgtgcgcgcgcgcatacACACATGCAGCACTGTGTGTATAGTAGAAAGTGGGACCTTAGATCAGATCCCCCAGTGATTTCTGATATTCTTACCCCACTCGGTACTTCAGTTTTCCTGCTAAAAGCCCCAGtttggaagaggaggaggcaggcttTAGCCTCCCACATCTGGGATGGGGAATCGCTGACACTGCCTTTCTCCTCACAGATGAGCAGCAGCTGCACAGGGCTGAGCAGGGTCCTGGTGGCCGTGGCTACAGCCCTGGTGTCTGccgcctcctcctgcccccaggcctggggccccCCAGGTGAGAAGAACCCTGTTCTATGACCCCAACTCTGACTTGTGACTTGCCACCCTCCCTGGGGCCCCTTCCCATGCCTAACCTGcgacccccagcccctggcatccaACCCGGCAACATCCCCTCTCTATCCTGTCCTCTGATTTCTGTCTCTAGATTAGAATATGATATTTTGACCCAATGACCCCACCTAGAGCTTAAAAGTCTGCCCCTTACCCTGTCACTTTCACAAAGTAGGTGcttggggagagggaaaggaagagccTCTCCTTAGAATTGCTCTCCACAGGGGTCCAGTATGGGCAGTCTGGAAGGTCCATGACGCTATGTTGCCCTGGAGTGACTGCTGGGTAAGTGCCCCCCACCTGCCTGTTGGGCTGACACTCATGGTCCTTTCTTGACCCTGCCCAGTCATCGTGCCCCTCCCCTCCTTGCCCTCTGTGTCTGTAATCCTCACCTCTCTATCTGTCCTAACCCTTAAACCATAGGCCCTGGGCTACAGCAGTGCACAAGCCAGGCTAGGTGTTGGCTCTCGCAGAGCTTATATCCTGGTGGGGCAGACAGACAATAAGCAAATAAGAATCTGCCAGGTAGTTATACCTGCAGagcagaaaaatcaaaagagagTGATGTAGAAGAGAATAGCTGAGTAGTTCTCTTTTATTGGTAAtcagggaaagcctctctgaggaggtgacattgaagCTGATTTGTGAAGGTCAGGAAGGAGGCAGTCAGGCTGCTTGGGGCAGAAGAAGCATTCCTGACAGAGGGACCAGTTAGTGCAAATgccctgaggtgggaatgagCTCAAAACTCTTGAACAGAAAGAAGACCAATGGGACAAGACAGGACTAGAGTGTAGTAGGTGATGGGGAGAGACGGAGTTgctgaagaaggaaaggaagtccAGGGCTAGATCACCAGAGGCTTTGTGAGCCCGCAAagggagtttgggttttattgtaAGCACAGTGAGAAGCCAGTGGAGAGCTTGTGGCATAGTCTGACTTAGCCTTTAAATCTTGCCTCTGTCTATCATCACCTCATCTCACCCCTAGGGCCCCGGTGTCCTGGTTTCGGGACGGGGAAACGAGGCTGCTCCAGGGACCCGACTCTGGGCTAGGGCATGAACTGGTCCTAGCCCTGGCAGATAGCACTGACGAGGGTACCTACATCTGCCGGACCCTGGATGGTGCACTTGGGGGCATGGTGACCCTGCAGCTGGGCTGTGAGTTGGGGAGTATTGGGTGACAGTGATGAGACATAGGGCTCCTGAGGGAATCAAGGTCCTGAGTAAGCCCTCTGGGCTGGGAGGACTGGGAACTTCTCAATCTCCAGCTGTAGCCTCTGCCTCTAGACCCCCCAGCCCGCCCTATTGTCTCCTGCCGAGCAGCCGACTATGAGAACTTCTCCTGCACTTGGAGTCCCAGCCAAGTTAGCGGTTTACCCACCCGTTACCTCACCTCCTACAGGTGTGTACATGATTGCGTGTGTAGGTCTGTATATTTGGGTGTGTGCTGGCACAATGTGGggatgggaggcagggaggaaggtcTTGAGGAAGACCTTAGAGGGAGGGAGGACCTTTTCCTTCCTGACCTCAGATGGCCCCCTCCCTTCCAGGAAGAAGACTGTGCCAGGAGCTGATGGCCAGAGGTAGGACGTGAGGGAGAGGCTGGAGGGCTCCAGTTGGATCCCACAATGAGCATTTCCAAAGCTCAAGACCACATCCTCCCTCCTAGGGTGAGTCCATCCACAGGGCCCTGGCCATGCCCACAGGACCCCCCAGGGGCCACCCGCTGTGTGGTCCATGGGGCAGAGTTCTGGAGCCAGTACCGGATCAATGTGACTGAGGTGAACCCCCTGGGGGCCAGCACACGCCTGCTGGATGTGAGCTTGCAGAGCATCTGTGAGTAGCTATCCCCAGAGTTCAAGATCCCCACCACAGAGACCCCAAACAGACTTGAGTGTACAGATATCCCCCCAGGCCTGCCAGAACTCCCAAACAGTTCTTTCCCAACATAGACCCTGTTTCAGTGCGCAGATGGCCCCCATGGAGACTAGTAAGCCAATGAGATCAGAGCCCAGGAGGCAGGTTTACCTCCGCCTCTAGAGGCGGCTGCCACGACCCCCTCCTCACAAGTTCTTCCTGGTTGCCAATCCTTGGAGCTACCTCTCTGCTTCTAGGCCCTGAGCTGAAGGCAGCCATATCAGTCCTCCCTGTCCTGTGGAAGCCTTTACTggtccctccttccttctgatCTGTGCATGGTAGGGGGGTTCTAAAGCTCTGGCTGAAATTTGGGCCAACTCATCTTCTTTGGATGAAAGCAGAATCACTCTTGAATTCAACAAACCTTTCAAAAACCTGTCCCCAGATCCCAGCTCATGTTATAATAGGGATGACAGACAGGTCCTGAGCCTAATGGATGATAAAGCTTAAGATTTCCCCAACCCCCTTGGAAGTGCCTCCCTCAGGTACCTTTAGGCACACACCTGCCTTCCTTTGGGAGGTGGTGGGGAAGGTATGGGTACCTGTCGCTTACCCTTACTTTGTGTCTCCACCACCTTCAGTGCGTCCTGACCCACCCCAGGGGCTTCGGGTAGAGTCAGTACCTGGCTACCCCCGCCGCCTGCGTGCCAGCTGGATGTACCCTGCCTCCTGGCCCCGCCAGCCCCACTTCTTGCTCAAGTTCCGGCTGCAGTACCGTCCAGTGCAGCATCCTGCCTGGTCCATGGTGAGGCCCGGTCCAGAGTGTGTCCCAATTTGGGGCTGCAGGTCTTATCTCTGGTTTCATGTTCCTGGGTGTTCTGCATGGATTTCTGCAATGACAGGTCACTGAAGCCGTCACCTCCCCCTACAGAGTGCTCTCCACGGGTCAGGCTTTGTGTTGGGTGCTGGGGTTACAGCAGGGACCTAGAGACCAAGCGTCTGCTCTTCAGGGTAGTAACTCTGATGAAGGCCTCTCTGTGAGAAGACAgcagtggctttttaaaaataacttttctaggAAAAGTGCTTTTCATCCAGAGGTACATTCTCATACaaacactcatatatatatatatatatatatatatatatatatatatatatatatatacactcaggTAAGGATAGTAGTGAATTCCTACCTCTGGAGATAGCATCAGGTCTGAGGAGTGGCTGCCTCAGAtaataaccaatatttattgagcactgtgtacctgccaggcactgagctacaCACTGTACATGCATTATCTTGTTTAGGTGTATTCacctctattttacaaatgaagaaactgaagcacagagaagcccaaggtcacccagtaagatttgaacccaggcagtctgatggCATAGCCTGTCTATATAACCACTGTGCACTTTTGTCTTCCACACACTGGGTGTAGACCTGACACCACCAGCCACCCCATGTGAGGCCCATATGGCTCCACCAGGATGACAGGGACAGGCCTGGGAGGAAGgggtgctggggctgggggacaggtAGGCTCAGCGCTTACAGCTTGAATAATGAGGCAATGAACTATCTTCACTGCTAGGTGGAGCCAGCTGGCTTAGAGGAGGTGATCACAGACGCTGTGGCTGGGCTGCCCCATGCGGTGCGGGTCAGTGCCCGGGACTTTCTGGACGCTGGCACCTGGAGCGCCTGGAGCCCAGAGGCTTGGGGGACTCCGAGCACTGGTGAGAGACAGAGCCAAAGAAAAGGGCAGAGGCCCCGCCCCTCAGCATCTATCAGTTGGACCAGTTGGCAAGAACCAGGCTGCTTGGCACATGCCCGATCCATGTGGCCTGGCAATTGTTATCCCAGGCTTCATGCAGGGTTGCCTGCAGCCCTGCCCTAGCTTAAACCCTGTCCTAGTTTAAGCCCtacccctcagcccccacccctgctaCATCCCCAGAAGCTGGCCCTGCCCTTGCAGGCTCTGCCTCCTAGGTTTTCTTGTGTCCAAGCAAGGCCCTGGCTTGTCCGCAGGCCCTGCCCTCTGTCCCTACCCTGCATGGATAATTCTCCTCAGGTCTTGCCTCCCTTCAGGGCCTCTACCAAAGGAGATACCAGCTGGGGGTAAGCCATACACGCAGCCAAAGGAGAATCCACAGATGGACAGCCCCGCTCCCCCAAGGCCCTCCCTCCTGCCAGACCCAAGGCCACTTGGTGAGCTGGGGTAGAGGGGCAAAGGTGTTGGAGGATGGGAAAACCCCAGAGAGAAGGAGACACTGAGTTTGGTCAGGCTCACTCTCACAGTGGCATATGACCCTGCCCCTCAGACCACAGGGACCCCCTGGAACAGATGGCTGTGTTGGCATCTTTGGGAATCTTCTCTTTCCTGGGATTGGCTGCTGGGGCCCTGGCACTGGGGCTCTGGTAAGTGACTGCCATTGGTGTCTCAGCCTCTGATCTCACACAGACCCTCTGATACCCATAAACCACACCCTTTTCCACCCCTCATGTCTTCCCACTGAACCTGTCTGATTTTGGAATTACTCTCCCTTCCGCCCCCTAATCACTTCATGATTCTCACTGACTCCTCTCCTGATCTTTTACTAATAAACCCTTTTGGAGGAGACTGAAACGCCCTACATTGTCAGGGAGATATCTGCCTTTTTATGCTTCAGGCTGAGACTAAAACCGGATGGGAAGGATGGACCCCAAAAGCCTGGGTTCTTGGCCCCAATGATTCCAGTGGACAAGCTTCCAGGTGCGTAGGAACTCCAGGAGGTTTGGACACGGAGATGTGTGCTCTCATTTTGAGTGTCTGGATTAAGTCAGAAGACCCAGTCGTTGTGAGGATGTTGGGTCTCCTCATTCTTATGATATCTAGGCTCAGGGATGGGCCTTTCATTCTTGAGTCCCTGGGCTCAGAGTTGGGTCACTTCCCTCTTTTGCAGGCTATTGGGGCTTCTAGATGGACTCCCTCCTCATTTTCGGTGTGTTAGGCTCAAAACTGAATATCTATCCTTATTGTTGGGGTGTATTGGATCAGACTTTGGTCCCCTCCCTTATTCTTGATGTGAATGAACCCAGACCTAGGTCCACTCCTTCACCTTCAGGGTGTTGGGGCTCACTCAGAGCTGGGCTCCCCTATTCATTCTGAGTGTTAAGCTCAGAGCTGGGTCTCCTCCTTCATTCTCAGGGTGTCTGGGCCAAGATCCAGTCCTACTATCCCCTTTGATTTGCCTCCTGATTTTTCTAGGAGCCCCAAACCTGTAGAGGACCCAGGAGGGCTTCAGCTGATTCCACCTATAACTCCATCTTGCTGGTGTGGATGGACGGACAGATAAAACCCAGGCAGGACAGTGAATCCCCATGGGTGTATGGGGTCTCAGCTGAAAGTTCTGTTTGGAGCTCATTTCTATGAGACTCTTGTTCCAAACTGGCCAAATGAAAGGTACCTGGACCTCTGATTTCATCCCAAAGCTGGAGGCCCATCAGCAGAATGTGTGTAGGTGTGTATGCCTGTGTCCGTGTGTGCCCAT is a window encoding:
- the IL11RA gene encoding interleukin-11 receptor subunit alpha isoform X1 — translated: MMSSSCTGLSRVLVAVATALVSAASSCPQAWGPPGVQYGQSGRSMTLCCPGVTAGAPVSWFRDGETRLLQGPDSGLGHELVLALADSTDEGTYICRTLDGALGGMVTLQLGYPPARPIVSCRAADYENFSCTWSPSQVSGLPTRYLTSYRKKTVPGADGQRVSPSTGPWPCPQDPPGATRCVVHGAEFWSQYRINVTEVNPLGASTRLLDVSLQSILRPDPPQGLRVESVPGYPRRLRASWMYPASWPRQPHFLLKFRLQYRPVQHPAWSMVEPAGLEEVITDAVAGLPHAVRVSARDFLDAGTWSAWSPEAWGTPSTGPLPKEIPAGGKPYTQPKENPQMDSPAPPRPSLLPDPRPLDHRDPLEQMAVLASLGIFSFLGLAAGALALGLWLRLKPDGKDGPQKPGFLAPMIPVDKLPGAPNL
- the IL11RA gene encoding interleukin-11 receptor subunit alpha isoform X3, with the translated sequence MMSSSCTGLSRVLVAVATALVSAASSCPQAWGPPGVQYGQSGRSMTLCCPGVTAGAPVSWFRDGETRLLQGPDSGLGHELVLALADSTDEDPPARPIVSCRAADYENFSCTWSPSQVSGLPTRYLTSYRKKTVPGADGQRVSPSTGPWPCPQDPPGATRCVVHGAEFWSQYRINVTEVNPLGASTRLLDVSLQSILRPDPPQGLRVESVPGYPRRLRASWMYPASWPRQPHFLLKFRLQYRPVQHPAWSMVEPAGLEEVITDAVAGLPHAVRVSARDFLDAGTWSAWSPEAWGTPSTGPLPKEIPAGGKPYTQPKENPQMDSPAPPRPSLLPDPRPLDHRDPLEQMAVLASLGIFSFLGLAAGALALGLWLRLKPDGKDGPQKPGFLAPMIPVDKLPGAPNL
- the IL11RA gene encoding interleukin-11 receptor subunit alpha isoform X2, producing MSSSCTGLSRVLVAVATALVSAASSCPQAWGPPGVQYGQSGRSMTLCCPGVTAGAPVSWFRDGETRLLQGPDSGLGHELVLALADSTDEGTYICRTLDGALGGMVTLQLGYPPARPIVSCRAADYENFSCTWSPSQVSGLPTRYLTSYRKKTVPGADGQRVSPSTGPWPCPQDPPGATRCVVHGAEFWSQYRINVTEVNPLGASTRLLDVSLQSILRPDPPQGLRVESVPGYPRRLRASWMYPASWPRQPHFLLKFRLQYRPVQHPAWSMVEPAGLEEVITDAVAGLPHAVRVSARDFLDAGTWSAWSPEAWGTPSTGPLPKEIPAGGKPYTQPKENPQMDSPAPPRPSLLPDPRPLDHRDPLEQMAVLASLGIFSFLGLAAGALALGLWLRLKPDGKDGPQKPGFLAPMIPVDKLPGAPNL